One Beggiatoa leptomitoformis DNA segment encodes these proteins:
- a CDS encoding helix-turn-helix domain-containing protein yields the protein MNLLIGSRIREARKSKGLTQKELADALSCQQSYISNLEKGESEGTPSQLYEIARILDVSVASLYGEESSIETKRLSELLAVLSPEELAVINKVMVAFVELHKVRHEATS from the coding sequence ATGAATCTTCTAATCGGTTCACGTATTCGTGAAGCAAGAAAATCTAAGGGACTAACTCAAAAAGAGTTGGCTGATGCTTTGTCGTGTCAGCAAAGCTATATTTCTAACCTAGAAAAAGGTGAATCAGAAGGAACACCTTCGCAATTGTATGAAATAGCTAGAATTCTTGATGTTAGCGTCGCTAGTTTGTATGGTGAAGAATCTTCCATTGAAACTAAACGACTTTCTGAGCTTTTGGCTGTCCTGTCGCCTGAAGAGTTAGCGGTTATTAATAAGGTAATGGTCGCTTTTGTTGAGTTGCATAAAGTTAGGCATGAAGCAACGAGTTAA
- a CDS encoding helix-turn-helix domain-containing protein, which yields MNIKDARKNAGVTQKQLSELTNIRQSGISQMENGKQGVSIEQLKRIANALKIDITELVKND from the coding sequence ATGAATATTAAAGATGCAAGAAAAAATGCGGGTGTAACACAAAAACAATTATCTGAACTAACAAATATTAGACAAAGTGGAATATCCCAAATGGAGAACGGCAAGCAAGGAGTAAGCATTGAGCAACTAAAACGCATAGCCAACGCTTTAAAAATAGATATTACGGAACTTGTGAAAAATGATTAA